A region from the Papio anubis isolate 15944 chromosome 6, Panubis1.0, whole genome shotgun sequence genome encodes:
- the PRICKLE4 gene encoding prickle-like protein 4 isoform X1 produces the protein MQTRAKMEEGASHSPGAPDAPSFLAAWSRGSAVSGYSGCEQPILATFHRKPDLRDRRGRKQPLPLMSVQNSGWPHQEDSPKPQDPGPPANSDSDSGHLPEEDPEDTSAQGPSVLSLGSLCLDTNQAPKWTGLRTLLQQLPPQDIDEHYCLALGEEERAELRLFCSRRKQEALGQGVARLVLPKLEGHTCEKCRELLKPGEYGVFAARAGEQRCWHQTCFACQACGQALINLIYFYHDGQLYCGRHHAELLRPRCPACDQLIFSQHCTEAEGQRWHENHFCCQDCAGPLGGGRYALPGGSPCCPSCFENRYSDAGSSWAGALEGQAFLGETGPDRTGGRHQTSVNSATLSRTLLLAAAGGSSLQTQTGLPGSSPQQENRPGEKAEAAKGQEQCRLETLCDSKDTLFSTCSSSSDSEPEGFFLGERLPLSWKIPGSLQAEDSNASKKHCTMC, from the exons TAGAGCTAAAATGGAAGAGGGTGCAAGTCATTCTCCTGGGGCCCCAGATGCTCCCTCCTTTCTTGCTGCCTGGAGCAGGGGCAGTGCTGTTAGTGGCTACTCCGGGTGTGAACAGCCCATCCTGGCCACCTTCCACAGGAAGCCTGACCTGAGggacagaagaggaaggaagcag CCTTTGCCACTAATGTCAGTGCAGAACTCTGGCTGGCCCCACCAAGAGGACAGCCCCAAGCCCCAGGATCCAGGTCCGCCAGCCAACTCAGACAGTGACTCAGGCCACCTGCCGGAGGAGGACCCTGAGGACACCTCTGCTCAG GGTCCTTCAGTTCTGAGCTTGGGTTCCCTTTGCCTGGACACCAACCAAGCCCCCAAATGGACTGGGCTTCGGACCCTCCTGCAGCAACTCCCTCCACAGGACATTGAT GAGCACTACTGCCTGGCCCTTGGGGAGGAGGAGCGGGCCGAGCTGCGGCTCTTCTGTTCCAGGCGGAAGCAGGAGGCCCTGGGACAGGGGGTAGCTCGCCTGGTGCTTCCCAAGCTTGAAGGACACACCTGTGAGAAG TGTAGGGAGCTGCTGAAGCCAGGAGAGTACGGAGTGTTTGCAGCCCGGGCAGGGGAACAGCGTTGCTGGCACCAGACTTGCTTTGCCTGCCAGGCCTGTGGCCAGGCCCTGATAAACCTCATCTACTTCTACCATGATGGACAACTTTACTGCGGCCGCCATCATGCAGAGTTGCTGCGCCCGCGCTGCCCGGCTTGTGACCAG ctGATCTTCTCCCAGCACTGCACCGAGGCAGAGGGACAGCGCTGGCATGAGAACCACTTCTGTTGCCAGGACTGCGCCGGGCCTCTGGGCGGGGGACGTTATGCCCTGCCTGGGGGAAGCCCCTGCTGCCCCAGCTGCTTCGAGAACCGCTACTCGGATGCAGGCTCGAGCTGGGCCGGGGCACTGGAAGGGCAGGCATTCCTTG GGGAGACTGGACCCGACCGAACTGGAGGAAGGCACCAAACCTCGGTGAACTCTGCGACCCTCTCCCGAACACTCCTTCTCGCTGCTGCCGGCGGTTCCAGCCTGCAAACTCAAACGGGGCTGCCTGGATCCAGTCCCCAGCAGGAGAACCGACCTGGGGAAAAAGCGGAGGCAGCCAAAGGGCAGGAGCAGTGCCGCTTGGAGACTCTTTGTGATTCCAAGGACACCCTTTTCtccacctgctcctcctcctctgacTCGGAACCTGAAGGCTTTTTCTTAGGCGAGCGCCTTCCCCTGTCCTGGAAAATCCCCGGAAGCCTCCAAGCAGAGGACAGCAACGCCTCTAAGAAGCACTGCACCATGTGCTAG
- the USP49 gene encoding ubiquitin carboxyl-terminal hydrolase 49 isoform X1, whose product MDRCKHVGRLRLAQDHSILNPQKWCCLECATTESVWACLKCSHVACGRYIEDHALKHFEETGHPLAMEVRDLYVFCYLCKDYVLNDNPEGDLKLLRSSLLAVRGQKQDTLVRRGRTLRSTASGEDVVPPQRAPQGQPQMLTALWYRRQRLLARTLRLWFEKSSRGQAKLEQRRQEEALERKKEEARRRRREVKRRLLEELASAPPRKSARLLLHTPSDAGPAASRPTTLPTSRRAPAATLKLRRQPAVAPGVTGLRNLGNTCYMNSILQVLSHLQKFRECFLNLDPSKTEHLFPKATNGKTQLSGKPTNSSATELSLRSDRAEACEREGFCWNGGASISRSLELIQNKEPSSKHISLCRELHTLFRVMWSGKWALVSPFAMLHSVWSLIPAFRGYDQQDAQEFLCELLHKVQQELESEGTTRRILIPFSQRKLTKQVLKVVNTIFHGQLLSQVTCISCNYKSNTIEPFWDLSLEFPERYHCIEKGFVPLNQTECLLTEMLAKFTETEALEGRIYACDQCNSKRRKSNPKPLVLSEARKQLMIYRLPQVLRLHLKRFRWSGRNHREKIGVHVVFDQVLTMEPYCCRDMLSSLDKETFAYDLSAVVMHHGKGFGSGHYTAYCYNTEGGFWVHCNDSKLNVCSVEEVCKTQAYILFYTQRTVQGNARISETHLQAQVQSSNNDEGRPQTFS is encoded by the exons ATGGATAGATGCAAACATGTAGGGCGGTTACGGCTCGCCCAGGACCACTCCATCCTGAACCCTCAGAAGTGGTGCTGCTTAGAGTGCGCCACCACCGAGTCGGTGTGGGCCTGCCTCAAGTGCTCCCACGTGGCCTGCGGCCGCTACATTGAGGACCACGCCCTGAAACACTTTGAAGAGACTGGACACCCGCTAGCCATGGAAGTCCGGGATCTCTACGTGTTCTGTTACCTGTGCAAGGACTACGTGCTCAATGATAACCCAGAGGGCGACCTGAAGCTGCTAAGAAGCTCCCTCCTGGCGGTCCGGGGCCAGAAGCAGGACACGCTGGTGAGACGCGGGCGGACGCTGCGGTCCACGGCTTCGGGTGAGGACGTGGTCCCGCCGCAGCGCGCTCCTCAGGGACAGCCGCAGATGCTCACTGCTCTGTGGTACCGGCGCCAGCGCCTGCTGGCCAGGACGCTGCGGCTGTGGTTCGAGAAGAGCTCCCGGGGCCAGGCGAAGCTGGAGCAGCGGCGGCAGGAGGAGGCGCTGGAGCGCAAGAAGGAGGAAGCACGGAGGCGGCGGCGCGAGGTGAAACGGCGGCTGCTGGAGGAGCTGGCCAGCGCCCCTCCGCGTAAGAGTGCACGGCTGCTCCTGCACACGCCTAGCGACGCGGGCCCGGCCGCCTCGCGCCCCACCACCCTCCCTACCTCACGCAGAGCGCCCGCCGCCACGCTCAAGCTGCGTCGCCAGCCTGCCGTGGCCCCGGGTGTCACGGGCCTGCGCAACCTGGGCAACACCTGCTACATGAACTCCATCCTCCAGGTGCTCAGCCACCTCCAGAAGTTCCGAGAATGTTTCCTCAACCTTGACCCTTCCAAAACGGAACATCTGTTTCCCAAAGCCACCAACGGGAAGACTCAGCTTTCTGGCAAGCCAACCAACAGCTCAGCCACAGAGCTGTCCTTGAGGAGTGACAGGGCCGAGGCATGCGAGCGGGAGGGCTTCTGCTGGAACGGCGGGGCCTCCATTAGTCGGAGCCTGGAGCTCATCCAGAACAAGGAGCCAAGCTCGAAGCACATTTCCCTCTGCCGTGAACTGCACACCCTCTTCCGAGTCATGTGGTCCGGGAAGTGGGCCCTAGTGTCGCCCTTCGCCATGCTCCACTCAGTGTGGAGCCTAATCCCTGCCTTCCGCGGCTACGACCAACAGGACGCGCAGGAATTTCTCTGTGAGCTGCTGCACAAGGTGCAGCAGGAACTCGAGTCTGAGGGCACCACACGCCGGATCCTCATCCCTTTCTCCCAGAGGAAGCTCACCAAACAGGTGTTAAAGGTGGTGAATACCATATTTCATGGGCAGCTGCTCAGTCAG GTCACATGTATATCATGCAATTACAAATCTAATACCATTGAGCCCTTTTGGGACCTATCCCTGGAATTCCCTGAACGCTATCACTGCATAGAAAAGGGGTTTGTCCCTTTGAATCAGACAGAGTGCTTGCTCACTGAGATGCTGGCCAAGTTCACAGAGACAGAGGCCCTGGAAGGAAGAATCTACGCTTGTGACCAGTGTAACA GCAAACGACGAAAATCCAATCCCAAACCCCTTGTTCTGAGTGAAGCTAGAAAGCAGTTAATGATCTACAGACTACCTCAGGTTCTCCGGCTGCACCTTAAAAGATTCAG GTGGTCTGGCCGTAACCATCGAGAGAAGATTGGGGTCCATGTCGTCTTTGACCAGGTATTAACCATGGAACCTTACTGCTGCAGGGACATGCTCTCCTCTCTTGACAAAGAGACCTTTGCCTATGATCTCTCCGCAGTGGTCATGCATCACGGGAAAGGGTTTGGCTCAGGACACTACACAGCCTATTGCTACAACACAGAGGGAG GTTTTTGGGTCCACTGCAATGACTCAAAGCTGAATGTATGCAGTGTCGAGGAAGTGTGCAAAACCCAGGCCTACATCCTTTTTTACACTCAAAGAACAGTGCAGGGCAATGCAAGAATCTCAGAAACCCATCTCCAAGCTCAGGTGCAGTCCAGCAACAATGATGAAGGCAGACCACAGACATTTTCCTGA
- the PRICKLE4 gene encoding prickle-like protein 4 isoform X2: MEEGASHSPGAPDAPSFLAAWSRGSAVSGYSGCEQPILATFHRKPDLRDRRGRKQPLPLMSVQNSGWPHQEDSPKPQDPGPPANSDSDSGHLPEEDPEDTSAQGPSVLSLGSLCLDTNQAPKWTGLRTLLQQLPPQDIDEHYCLALGEEERAELRLFCSRRKQEALGQGVARLVLPKLEGHTCEKCRELLKPGEYGVFAARAGEQRCWHQTCFACQACGQALINLIYFYHDGQLYCGRHHAELLRPRCPACDQLIFSQHCTEAEGQRWHENHFCCQDCAGPLGGGRYALPGGSPCCPSCFENRYSDAGSSWAGALEGQAFLGETGPDRTGGRHQTSVNSATLSRTLLLAAAGGSSLQTQTGLPGSSPQQENRPGEKAEAAKGQEQCRLETLCDSKDTLFSTCSSSSDSEPEGFFLGERLPLSWKIPGSLQAEDSNASKKHCTMC, encoded by the exons ATGGAAGAGGGTGCAAGTCATTCTCCTGGGGCCCCAGATGCTCCCTCCTTTCTTGCTGCCTGGAGCAGGGGCAGTGCTGTTAGTGGCTACTCCGGGTGTGAACAGCCCATCCTGGCCACCTTCCACAGGAAGCCTGACCTGAGggacagaagaggaaggaagcag CCTTTGCCACTAATGTCAGTGCAGAACTCTGGCTGGCCCCACCAAGAGGACAGCCCCAAGCCCCAGGATCCAGGTCCGCCAGCCAACTCAGACAGTGACTCAGGCCACCTGCCGGAGGAGGACCCTGAGGACACCTCTGCTCAG GGTCCTTCAGTTCTGAGCTTGGGTTCCCTTTGCCTGGACACCAACCAAGCCCCCAAATGGACTGGGCTTCGGACCCTCCTGCAGCAACTCCCTCCACAGGACATTGAT GAGCACTACTGCCTGGCCCTTGGGGAGGAGGAGCGGGCCGAGCTGCGGCTCTTCTGTTCCAGGCGGAAGCAGGAGGCCCTGGGACAGGGGGTAGCTCGCCTGGTGCTTCCCAAGCTTGAAGGACACACCTGTGAGAAG TGTAGGGAGCTGCTGAAGCCAGGAGAGTACGGAGTGTTTGCAGCCCGGGCAGGGGAACAGCGTTGCTGGCACCAGACTTGCTTTGCCTGCCAGGCCTGTGGCCAGGCCCTGATAAACCTCATCTACTTCTACCATGATGGACAACTTTACTGCGGCCGCCATCATGCAGAGTTGCTGCGCCCGCGCTGCCCGGCTTGTGACCAG ctGATCTTCTCCCAGCACTGCACCGAGGCAGAGGGACAGCGCTGGCATGAGAACCACTTCTGTTGCCAGGACTGCGCCGGGCCTCTGGGCGGGGGACGTTATGCCCTGCCTGGGGGAAGCCCCTGCTGCCCCAGCTGCTTCGAGAACCGCTACTCGGATGCAGGCTCGAGCTGGGCCGGGGCACTGGAAGGGCAGGCATTCCTTG GGGAGACTGGACCCGACCGAACTGGAGGAAGGCACCAAACCTCGGTGAACTCTGCGACCCTCTCCCGAACACTCCTTCTCGCTGCTGCCGGCGGTTCCAGCCTGCAAACTCAAACGGGGCTGCCTGGATCCAGTCCCCAGCAGGAGAACCGACCTGGGGAAAAAGCGGAGGCAGCCAAAGGGCAGGAGCAGTGCCGCTTGGAGACTCTTTGTGATTCCAAGGACACCCTTTTCtccacctgctcctcctcctctgacTCGGAACCTGAAGGCTTTTTCTTAGGCGAGCGCCTTCCCCTGTCCTGGAAAATCCCCGGAAGCCTCCAAGCAGAGGACAGCAACGCCTCTAAGAAGCACTGCACCATGTGCTAG
- the TOMM6 gene encoding mitochondrial import receptor subunit TOM6 homolog — MASSGVPVSAAGSANETPEIPDNVGDWLRGVYRFATDRNDFRRNLILNLGLFAAGVWLARNLSDIDLMAPQPGV, encoded by the exons ATGGCTTCCAGCGGGGTCCCGGTGAGCGCTGCTGGCTCGGCTAATGAAACTCCCGAAATACCGGACAACGTGGGAGATTGGCTTCGGGGCGTCTACCGCTTTGCCACAGATAGGAATGACTTCCGGAG GAACTTGATACTAAATTTGGGACTCTTTGCTGCGGGAGTTTGGCTGGCCAGGAACTTGAGTGACATTGACCTCATGGCACCTCAGCCAGGGGTGTAG